One Nonomuraea angiospora DNA segment encodes these proteins:
- a CDS encoding YciI family protein: MKYMMFVCTDAEPDTDSTGSEDIEKWVADNDGRGRRLDGNELGPVSAATTVRVRNGELLVSDGPFAETREVIVGYDILECAHLDEAIEVARAHPMARYGRLELRPFAGQ; the protein is encoded by the coding sequence ATGAAGTACATGATGTTCGTCTGCACCGACGCCGAACCGGACACGGACTCGACCGGCAGCGAGGACATCGAGAAGTGGGTGGCCGACAACGACGGCCGCGGCCGGCGGCTGGACGGCAACGAGCTGGGGCCGGTGTCGGCCGCCACGACGGTCCGCGTCCGCAACGGCGAGCTGCTGGTCTCCGACGGGCCGTTCGCCGAGACCCGGGAGGTGATCGTGGGCTACGACATCCTCGAGTGCGCCCATCTCGACGAGGCGATCGAGGTGGCGCGGGCGCACCCGATGGCCCGGTACGGGCGGCTGGAGCTGCGGCCGTTCG
- a CDS encoding sugar transferase gives MAFAAANAGQSVPRIALAGLLVVAVGGLGHVYAPRVLPSSLDRGFWLAGAGLVGALTAFRETTSLIVVVLIALLFTFLAVCGRSVLYFLIRRARRRGRAVPALVVGAGAHGQRLARNLLAYPEYGLLPLGFLDETPGEDPCVPVLGGPGDLVRVVQAHGVRAVVIAGQGQQSIARTARSLGCDVYLAPDLGELIIDFVTLREHVRSFPLVRMRPEAQRGLAWPLKRAMDVAVALTGLVVSAPILALCALLIRMETGPGVLFRQRRVGYRDQPLELIKLRTLRPADARESETLWSIAHDSRIGPVGRLLRKASFDELPQLWNVLRGDMSIVGPRPERPHFVKKFSRTVPGYGLRHRMPVGITGWAQIHGLRGDTSIEDRVRFDNHYIDGWTLRTDLKIMLQTVWSLLRPGGG, from the coding sequence ATGGCGTTCGCCGCGGCCAACGCCGGCCAGAGCGTGCCGCGCATCGCGCTGGCGGGACTCCTGGTCGTCGCGGTCGGCGGCCTCGGTCACGTGTACGCGCCGCGCGTCCTGCCCTCCAGCCTGGACCGTGGCTTCTGGCTCGCCGGGGCGGGACTCGTGGGCGCGCTCACGGCCTTCCGGGAGACGACGTCGCTCATCGTGGTCGTCCTGATCGCGCTGCTGTTCACCTTTCTCGCCGTGTGCGGCAGGAGCGTCCTGTACTTCCTGATCCGCCGGGCACGCCGGCGCGGCAGGGCCGTGCCCGCCCTGGTGGTCGGCGCGGGGGCGCACGGTCAGCGGCTGGCGCGCAACCTGCTCGCCTACCCCGAGTACGGCCTGCTCCCGCTGGGCTTCCTGGACGAGACGCCCGGCGAGGACCCGTGCGTCCCGGTGCTCGGCGGGCCCGGCGACCTCGTCCGCGTCGTCCAGGCCCACGGGGTGCGCGCCGTGGTCATCGCCGGGCAGGGCCAGCAGTCGATCGCGAGAACGGCGAGGTCGCTCGGCTGCGACGTCTACCTCGCGCCCGACCTGGGCGAGCTCATCATCGACTTCGTGACGCTGCGCGAGCACGTACGCAGCTTCCCGCTCGTGCGGATGCGCCCCGAGGCGCAGCGCGGCCTCGCCTGGCCGCTGAAGCGGGCCATGGACGTCGCCGTCGCGCTGACCGGCCTCGTCGTCAGCGCGCCGATCCTCGCGCTCTGCGCACTGCTGATCCGGATGGAGACCGGCCCCGGGGTGCTGTTCCGGCAGCGGCGCGTGGGCTACCGGGACCAGCCGCTCGAACTGATCAAGCTCAGGACGCTGAGGCCCGCGGACGCGCGCGAGTCCGAGACCCTGTGGAGCATCGCCCACGACAGCCGGATCGGGCCGGTGGGCCGGCTGCTGCGCAAGGCCTCCTTCGACGAGCTTCCCCAGCTCTGGAACGTTCTCAGGGGAGACATGAGCATCGTCGGCCCGCGGCCCGAACGCCCGCACTTCGTCAAGAAGTTCTCCCGGACGGTCCCGGGCTACGGCCTGCGCCACCGGATGCCGGTCGGCATCACCGGCTGGGCCCAGATCCACGGGCTGCGCGGTGACACCTCGATCGAGGATCGCGTCCGGTTCGACAACCACTACATCGACGGATGGACGCTGCGGACGGATCTCAAGATCATGCTGCAGACGGTCTGGTCCCTGCTCCGGCCGGGCGGGGGCTAG